Proteins from one Mus pahari chromosome 18, PAHARI_EIJ_v1.1, whole genome shotgun sequence genomic window:
- the Safb gene encoding scaffold attachment factor B1 isoform X2: MAETLSGLGDAGAAGAAAVSSAASETGTRRLSDLRVIDLRAELKKRNLDSSGNKSVLMERLKKAIEDEGGNPDEIEVTSEGNKKMPKRPSKGRKPEDEGVEDNGLEENSGDGQEDVETSLENLQDMDMMDISVLDEADIDNGSVADCVEEEEEATLPEGLADSTELVEGDLKGLPEQLQEHAIDDKEAINNVDTSSSDFTMLQEMEEASLEPENEKILDILGETCKSEPVKEEGSELEQPFAQATSSVGPDRKLVEEEDLIESCGHPEEEEEEEQEEEQEEEQEEEGDLALASSSKSESPSTRCQWSEADAPLAVVKREPADAPGGGTGMDREPVGLEEPVEQSSTAAQLPEATSQELVRAPTAALSPEPQDSKDDVKKFAFDACNDVPAPPKESSASEGADQKMSSVEEDSDTKRLSREEKGRSSCGRNFWVSGLSSTTRATDLKNLFSRYGKVVGAKVVTNARSPGARCYGFVTMSTAEEATKCISHLHKTELHGKMISVEKAKSEPTGKRVPDRRDGDSKKEKASTSDRYSCRALPSTVWWVSCIPVSWACSEACGSLDPRSANLKREEKGDRKDDAKKTDDGNTEKSKDADDQKPGPSERSRTTKSGSRGTERTVVMDKSKGVPVISVKTSGSKERASKSQDRKSASREKRSVVSFDKVKESRKSRESESRRERERSEREQRLQAQWEREERERLEIARERLAFHRHRLERERMERERLERERMHVEQERRREQERIHREREELRRQQELRYEQERRPAVRRPYEVDGRRDDAYWPEAKRAALDDRYHSDFSRQDRFHDFDHRDRGRYPNHSVDRREGSRSMMGDREGQHYPERHGGPERHGRDSRDGWGYGSNKRLSEGRGLPPPPRRDWGEHGRRLEDDRAWQGTADGGMMERDHKRWQGGERSMSGHSGPGHMMNRGGMSGRGSFAPGGASRGHVIPRGGMQAGFGGQSRGSRPSDARFTRRY, from the exons ATGGCGGAGACTCTGTCGGGTTTAGGAGACGCGGGTGCGGCGGGCGCGGCGGCCGTGAGTTCCGCGGCGTCAGAGACCGGGACGCGGCGGCTCAGCGACCTGCGGGTGATCGACCTGCGGGCGGAGCTGAAGAAGCGGAACCTCGACTCGAGCGGCAACAAGAGCGTGCTGATGGAGCGGCTGAAGAAG GCCATTGAAGACGAAGGTGGGAATCCTGATGAAATTGAAGTCACCTCAGAAGGCAACAAGAAGATGCCTAAGAGGCCCAGCAAAG GGAGGAAGCCAGAAGACGAGGGTGTGGAGGACAACGGGCTGGAGGAGAATTCTGGGGATGGGCAG GAGGATGTGGAGACCAGCCTGGAGAACCTGCAAGATATGGATATGATGGACATCAGTGTGCTGGATGAAGCTGACATTGACAATGGCAGTGTGGCAGActgtgtggaggaagaggaggaggccacACTCCCTGAGGGCCTAGCAGACAGCACCGAACTGGTAGAAGGCGACTTGAAAGGGCTCCCAGAACAGCTGCAGGAGCATGCT ATAGATGACAAGGAAGCCATTAACAATGTAGATACATCATCATCTGACTTCACCATGCTGCAG GAGATGGAAGAGGCATCTTTGGAGCCAG aaaatgagaaaatactcGACATTTTGGGGGAAACTTGTAAATCTGAGCCAGTAAAAGAAGAAGGTTCGGAGCTGGAGCAGCCCTTTGCCCAGGCCACGAGTAGCGTGGGGCCAGACAGGAAGCTGGTGGAGGAAGAGGACCTAATTGAGAGCTGCGGCCACccggaagaggaagaggaagaagagcaggaagaggagcaggaagaggagcaggaagaagagggagattTAGCTTTGGCCAGCAGCAGCAAGTCTGAGTCTCCAAGCACTCGTTGTCAGTGGAGCGAGGCAGATGCCCCGTTAGCAGTAGTGAAAAGGGAGCCAGCAGATGCGCCTGGCGGAGGCACTGGGATGGACCGCGAGCCTGTAGGGCTAGAGGAGCCAGTTGAACAGAGTAGCACGGCTGCCCAGCTCCCGGAGGCCACCAGCCAGGAGCTGGTGCGAGCGCCCACGgcagccctgagccctgagccccaAGATAGCAAAGACGACGTGAAGAAGTTTGCTTTTGACGCTTGTAATGACGTCCCTGCGCCTCCTAAAGAGTCCTCAGCCAGTGAGGGCGCTGATCAGAAAATGAG TTCTGTGGAGGAGGACTCGGATACAAAGAGGCTTTCCCGAGAGGAGAAGG GTCGCAGCAGCTGTGGTAGGAATTTCTGGGTTAGTGGCCTTTCATCTACAACCAGAGCCACGGATCTGAAGAACCTGTTTAGCAGATATGGGAAG GTGGTGGGTGCTAAGGTTGTGACGAACGCCCGGAGTCCTGGAGCTCGCTGTTATGGCTTTGTCACTATGTCCACAGCTGAGGAGGCAACAAAATGCATTAGCCATTTACACAAGACTGAGCTGCATGGCAAGATGATCTCAGTGGAAAAG GCCAAAAGTGAACCCACTGGCAAAAGAGTGCCTGACAGGCGAGATGGGGACAGCAAGAAGGAAAAGGCCAGCACCAGTGACAGGTACTCCTGCAGAGCACTACCAAGTACTGTTTGGTGGGTCTCCTGCATCCCCGTGTCCTGGGCTTGCTCTGAGGCTTGTGGGTCACTTGATCCTAGATCTGCAAACCttaagagggaggagaaaggtgaCAGAAAAGACGATGCCAAGAAGACGGATGATGGGAACACAGAGAAGAGCAAGGATGCAGACGACCAGAAACCTGGGCCTTCAGAGCGCTCAAGAACGACCAAGTCAG GAAGCCGTGGCACTGAGCGCACTGTGGTGATGGACAAGTCCAAAGGTGTGCCTGTCATCAGTGTGAAGACATCTGGGTCTAAGGAGAGA GCCTCCAAAAGTCAGGACCGGAAGTCGGCTAGCCGGGAGAAGCGGTCTGTTGTGTCCTTTGACAAAGTTAAAGAGTCTCGAAAGTCCAGAGAGTCAGAGTCGCGGAG GGAGCGGGAGCGCAGTGAGCGGGAGCAGAGGCTGCAGGCCCAGTGGGAGCGGGAGGAACGAGAGCGGCTGGAGATTGCTCGTGAGCGCTTGGCATTCCACCGCCATCGGCTGGAGCGGGAACGCATGGAGCGGGAGCGGCTGGAGCGGGAACGCATGCACGTGGAACAGGAGCGTAGGCGTGAGCAAGAACGCATTCACCGAGAGCGAGAGGAGCTTCGGCGTCAGCAGGAGCTGCGCTATGAACAGGAGCGCCGGCCCGCTGTACGCAGGCCCTATGAAGTGGATGGCCG GCGAGATGATGCCTATTGGCCAGAAGCTAAACGGGCCGCGCTGGATGACCGTTACCACTCAGACTTCAGCCGCCAGGACCGCTTTCACGACTTCGACCACAGAGACAGAGGCCGCTATCCCAACCATTCTGTGGATAG GAGAGAAGGTTCACGGTCGATgatgggagacagagaaggacag CATTACCCTGAACGCCACGGAGGACCTGAACGCCATGGCCGGGATTCTCGAGATGGCTGGGGCTATGGTTCGAACAAGAGACTGAGTGAAGGCCGGGggctgccccctcctcccag GCGTGACTGGGGGGAGCATGGCCGGCGACTTGAAGATGACCGGGCATGGCAGGGCACGGCTGATGGAGGCATGATGGAGCGTGATCATAAGAGGTGGCAAG GTGGTGAGAGGAGCATGTCTGGCCACTCAGGGCCTGGTCACATGATGAACCGTGGTGGCATGTCAGG GCGAGGCAGTTTTGCCCCAGGAGGAGCTTCTCGTGGCCATGTGATCCCACGTGGAGGGATGCAGGCAGGCTTTGGAGGACAGAGCCGGGGAAGCAGACCCAGTGATGCCCGCTTCACCCGCCGCTATTGA
- the Safb gene encoding scaffold attachment factor B1 isoform X1 has product MAETLSGLGDAGAAGAAAVSSAASETGTRRLSDLRVIDLRAELKKRNLDSSGNKSVLMERLKKAIEDEGGNPDEIEVTSEGNKKMPKRPSKGRKPEDEGVEDNGLEENSGDGQEDVETSLENLQDMDMMDISVLDEADIDNGSVADCVEEEEEATLPEGLADSTELVEGDLKGLPEQLQEHAIDDKEAINNVDTSSSDFTMLQEMEEASLEPENEKILDILGETCKSEPVKEEGSELEQPFAQATSSVGPDRKLVEEEDLIESCGHPEEEEEEEQEEEQEEEQEEEGDLALASSSKSESPSTRCQWSEADAPLAVVKREPADAPGGGTGMDREPVGLEEPVEQSSTAAQLPEATSQELVRAPTAALSPEPQDSKDDVKKFAFDACNDVPAPPKESSASEGADQKMSSVEEDSDTKRLSREEKGRSSCGRNFWVSGLSSTTRATDLKNLFSRYGKVVGAKVVTNARSPGARCYGFVTMSTAEEATKCISHLHKTELHGKMISVEKAKSEPTGKRVPDRRDGDSKKEKASTSDRYSCRALPSTVWWVSCIPVSWACSEACGSLDPRSANLKREEKGDRKDDAKKTDDGNTEKSKDADDQKPGPSERSRTTKSGSRGTERTVVMDKSKGVPVISVKTSGSKERASKSQDRKSASREKRSVVSFDKVKESRKSRESESRRERERSEREQRLQAQWEREERERLEIARERLAFHRHRLERERMERERLERERMHVEQERRREQERIHREREELRRQQELRYEQERRPAVRRPYEVDGRRDDAYWPEAKRAALDDRYHSDFSRQDRFHDFDHRDRGRYPNHSVDRREGSRSMMGDREGQHYPERHGGPERHGRDSRDGWGYGSNKRLSEGRGLPPPPRGRRDWGEHGRRLEDDRAWQGTADGGMMERDHKRWQGGERSMSGHSGPGHMMNRGGMSGRGSFAPGGASRGHVIPRGGMQAGFGGQSRGSRPSDARFTRRY; this is encoded by the exons ATGGCGGAGACTCTGTCGGGTTTAGGAGACGCGGGTGCGGCGGGCGCGGCGGCCGTGAGTTCCGCGGCGTCAGAGACCGGGACGCGGCGGCTCAGCGACCTGCGGGTGATCGACCTGCGGGCGGAGCTGAAGAAGCGGAACCTCGACTCGAGCGGCAACAAGAGCGTGCTGATGGAGCGGCTGAAGAAG GCCATTGAAGACGAAGGTGGGAATCCTGATGAAATTGAAGTCACCTCAGAAGGCAACAAGAAGATGCCTAAGAGGCCCAGCAAAG GGAGGAAGCCAGAAGACGAGGGTGTGGAGGACAACGGGCTGGAGGAGAATTCTGGGGATGGGCAG GAGGATGTGGAGACCAGCCTGGAGAACCTGCAAGATATGGATATGATGGACATCAGTGTGCTGGATGAAGCTGACATTGACAATGGCAGTGTGGCAGActgtgtggaggaagaggaggaggccacACTCCCTGAGGGCCTAGCAGACAGCACCGAACTGGTAGAAGGCGACTTGAAAGGGCTCCCAGAACAGCTGCAGGAGCATGCT ATAGATGACAAGGAAGCCATTAACAATGTAGATACATCATCATCTGACTTCACCATGCTGCAG GAGATGGAAGAGGCATCTTTGGAGCCAG aaaatgagaaaatactcGACATTTTGGGGGAAACTTGTAAATCTGAGCCAGTAAAAGAAGAAGGTTCGGAGCTGGAGCAGCCCTTTGCCCAGGCCACGAGTAGCGTGGGGCCAGACAGGAAGCTGGTGGAGGAAGAGGACCTAATTGAGAGCTGCGGCCACccggaagaggaagaggaagaagagcaggaagaggagcaggaagaggagcaggaagaagagggagattTAGCTTTGGCCAGCAGCAGCAAGTCTGAGTCTCCAAGCACTCGTTGTCAGTGGAGCGAGGCAGATGCCCCGTTAGCAGTAGTGAAAAGGGAGCCAGCAGATGCGCCTGGCGGAGGCACTGGGATGGACCGCGAGCCTGTAGGGCTAGAGGAGCCAGTTGAACAGAGTAGCACGGCTGCCCAGCTCCCGGAGGCCACCAGCCAGGAGCTGGTGCGAGCGCCCACGgcagccctgagccctgagccccaAGATAGCAAAGACGACGTGAAGAAGTTTGCTTTTGACGCTTGTAATGACGTCCCTGCGCCTCCTAAAGAGTCCTCAGCCAGTGAGGGCGCTGATCAGAAAATGAG TTCTGTGGAGGAGGACTCGGATACAAAGAGGCTTTCCCGAGAGGAGAAGG GTCGCAGCAGCTGTGGTAGGAATTTCTGGGTTAGTGGCCTTTCATCTACAACCAGAGCCACGGATCTGAAGAACCTGTTTAGCAGATATGGGAAG GTGGTGGGTGCTAAGGTTGTGACGAACGCCCGGAGTCCTGGAGCTCGCTGTTATGGCTTTGTCACTATGTCCACAGCTGAGGAGGCAACAAAATGCATTAGCCATTTACACAAGACTGAGCTGCATGGCAAGATGATCTCAGTGGAAAAG GCCAAAAGTGAACCCACTGGCAAAAGAGTGCCTGACAGGCGAGATGGGGACAGCAAGAAGGAAAAGGCCAGCACCAGTGACAGGTACTCCTGCAGAGCACTACCAAGTACTGTTTGGTGGGTCTCCTGCATCCCCGTGTCCTGGGCTTGCTCTGAGGCTTGTGGGTCACTTGATCCTAGATCTGCAAACCttaagagggaggagaaaggtgaCAGAAAAGACGATGCCAAGAAGACGGATGATGGGAACACAGAGAAGAGCAAGGATGCAGACGACCAGAAACCTGGGCCTTCAGAGCGCTCAAGAACGACCAAGTCAG GAAGCCGTGGCACTGAGCGCACTGTGGTGATGGACAAGTCCAAAGGTGTGCCTGTCATCAGTGTGAAGACATCTGGGTCTAAGGAGAGA GCCTCCAAAAGTCAGGACCGGAAGTCGGCTAGCCGGGAGAAGCGGTCTGTTGTGTCCTTTGACAAAGTTAAAGAGTCTCGAAAGTCCAGAGAGTCAGAGTCGCGGAG GGAGCGGGAGCGCAGTGAGCGGGAGCAGAGGCTGCAGGCCCAGTGGGAGCGGGAGGAACGAGAGCGGCTGGAGATTGCTCGTGAGCGCTTGGCATTCCACCGCCATCGGCTGGAGCGGGAACGCATGGAGCGGGAGCGGCTGGAGCGGGAACGCATGCACGTGGAACAGGAGCGTAGGCGTGAGCAAGAACGCATTCACCGAGAGCGAGAGGAGCTTCGGCGTCAGCAGGAGCTGCGCTATGAACAGGAGCGCCGGCCCGCTGTACGCAGGCCCTATGAAGTGGATGGCCG GCGAGATGATGCCTATTGGCCAGAAGCTAAACGGGCCGCGCTGGATGACCGTTACCACTCAGACTTCAGCCGCCAGGACCGCTTTCACGACTTCGACCACAGAGACAGAGGCCGCTATCCCAACCATTCTGTGGATAG GAGAGAAGGTTCACGGTCGATgatgggagacagagaaggacag CATTACCCTGAACGCCACGGAGGACCTGAACGCCATGGCCGGGATTCTCGAGATGGCTGGGGCTATGGTTCGAACAAGAGACTGAGTGAAGGCCGGGggctgccccctcctcccag GGGCAGGCGTGACTGGGGGGAGCATGGCCGGCGACTTGAAGATGACCGGGCATGGCAGGGCACGGCTGATGGAGGCATGATGGAGCGTGATCATAAGAGGTGGCAAG GTGGTGAGAGGAGCATGTCTGGCCACTCAGGGCCTGGTCACATGATGAACCGTGGTGGCATGTCAGG GCGAGGCAGTTTTGCCCCAGGAGGAGCTTCTCGTGGCCATGTGATCCCACGTGGAGGGATGCAGGCAGGCTTTGGAGGACAGAGCCGGGGAAGCAGACCCAGTGATGCCCGCTTCACCCGCCGCTATTGA
- the Safb gene encoding scaffold attachment factor B1 isoform X4 — MAETLSGLGDAGAAGAAAVSSAASETGTRRLSDLRVIDLRAELKKRNLDSSGNKSVLMERLKKAIEDEGGNPDEIEVTSEGNKKMPKRPSKGRKPEDEGVEDNGLEENSGDGQEDVETSLENLQDMDMMDISVLDEADIDNGSVADCVEEEEEATLPEGLADSTELVEGDLKGLPEQLQEHAIDDKEAINNVDTSSSDFTMLQEMEEASLEPENEKILDILGETCKSEPVKEEGSELEQPFAQATSSVGPDRKLVEEEDLIESCGHPEEEEEEEQEEEQEEEQEEEGDLALASSSKSESPSTRCQWSEADAPLAVVKREPADAPGGGTGMDREPVGLEEPVEQSSTAAQLPEATSQELVRAPTAALSPEPQDSKDDVKKFAFDACNDVPAPPKESSASEGADQKMSSVEEDSDTKRLSREEKGRSSCGRNFWVSGLSSTTRATDLKNLFSRYGKVVGAKVVTNARSPGARCYGFVTMSTAEEATKCISHLHKTELHGKMISVEKAKSEPTGKRVPDRRDGDSKKEKASTSDRSANLKREEKGDRKDDAKKTDDGNTEKSKDADDQKPGPSERSRTTKSGSRGTERTVVMDKSKGVPVISVKTSGSKERASKSQDRKSASREKRSVVSFDKVKESRKSRESESRRERERSEREQRLQAQWEREERERLEIARERLAFHRHRLERERMERERLERERMHVEQERRREQERIHREREELRRQQELRYEQERRPAVRRPYEVDGRRDDAYWPEAKRAALDDRYHSDFSRQDRFHDFDHRDRGRYPNHSVDRREGSRSMMGDREGQHYPERHGGPERHGRDSRDGWGYGSNKRLSEGRGLPPPPRRDWGEHGRRLEDDRAWQGTADGGMMERDHKRWQGGERSMSGHSGPGHMMNRGGMSGRGSFAPGGASRGHVIPRGGMQAGFGGQSRGSRPSDARFTRRY, encoded by the exons ATGGCGGAGACTCTGTCGGGTTTAGGAGACGCGGGTGCGGCGGGCGCGGCGGCCGTGAGTTCCGCGGCGTCAGAGACCGGGACGCGGCGGCTCAGCGACCTGCGGGTGATCGACCTGCGGGCGGAGCTGAAGAAGCGGAACCTCGACTCGAGCGGCAACAAGAGCGTGCTGATGGAGCGGCTGAAGAAG GCCATTGAAGACGAAGGTGGGAATCCTGATGAAATTGAAGTCACCTCAGAAGGCAACAAGAAGATGCCTAAGAGGCCCAGCAAAG GGAGGAAGCCAGAAGACGAGGGTGTGGAGGACAACGGGCTGGAGGAGAATTCTGGGGATGGGCAG GAGGATGTGGAGACCAGCCTGGAGAACCTGCAAGATATGGATATGATGGACATCAGTGTGCTGGATGAAGCTGACATTGACAATGGCAGTGTGGCAGActgtgtggaggaagaggaggaggccacACTCCCTGAGGGCCTAGCAGACAGCACCGAACTGGTAGAAGGCGACTTGAAAGGGCTCCCAGAACAGCTGCAGGAGCATGCT ATAGATGACAAGGAAGCCATTAACAATGTAGATACATCATCATCTGACTTCACCATGCTGCAG GAGATGGAAGAGGCATCTTTGGAGCCAG aaaatgagaaaatactcGACATTTTGGGGGAAACTTGTAAATCTGAGCCAGTAAAAGAAGAAGGTTCGGAGCTGGAGCAGCCCTTTGCCCAGGCCACGAGTAGCGTGGGGCCAGACAGGAAGCTGGTGGAGGAAGAGGACCTAATTGAGAGCTGCGGCCACccggaagaggaagaggaagaagagcaggaagaggagcaggaagaggagcaggaagaagagggagattTAGCTTTGGCCAGCAGCAGCAAGTCTGAGTCTCCAAGCACTCGTTGTCAGTGGAGCGAGGCAGATGCCCCGTTAGCAGTAGTGAAAAGGGAGCCAGCAGATGCGCCTGGCGGAGGCACTGGGATGGACCGCGAGCCTGTAGGGCTAGAGGAGCCAGTTGAACAGAGTAGCACGGCTGCCCAGCTCCCGGAGGCCACCAGCCAGGAGCTGGTGCGAGCGCCCACGgcagccctgagccctgagccccaAGATAGCAAAGACGACGTGAAGAAGTTTGCTTTTGACGCTTGTAATGACGTCCCTGCGCCTCCTAAAGAGTCCTCAGCCAGTGAGGGCGCTGATCAGAAAATGAG TTCTGTGGAGGAGGACTCGGATACAAAGAGGCTTTCCCGAGAGGAGAAGG GTCGCAGCAGCTGTGGTAGGAATTTCTGGGTTAGTGGCCTTTCATCTACAACCAGAGCCACGGATCTGAAGAACCTGTTTAGCAGATATGGGAAG GTGGTGGGTGCTAAGGTTGTGACGAACGCCCGGAGTCCTGGAGCTCGCTGTTATGGCTTTGTCACTATGTCCACAGCTGAGGAGGCAACAAAATGCATTAGCCATTTACACAAGACTGAGCTGCATGGCAAGATGATCTCAGTGGAAAAG GCCAAAAGTGAACCCACTGGCAAAAGAGTGCCTGACAGGCGAGATGGGGACAGCAAGAAGGAAAAGGCCAGCACCAGTGACAG ATCTGCAAACCttaagagggaggagaaaggtgaCAGAAAAGACGATGCCAAGAAGACGGATGATGGGAACACAGAGAAGAGCAAGGATGCAGACGACCAGAAACCTGGGCCTTCAGAGCGCTCAAGAACGACCAAGTCAG GAAGCCGTGGCACTGAGCGCACTGTGGTGATGGACAAGTCCAAAGGTGTGCCTGTCATCAGTGTGAAGACATCTGGGTCTAAGGAGAGA GCCTCCAAAAGTCAGGACCGGAAGTCGGCTAGCCGGGAGAAGCGGTCTGTTGTGTCCTTTGACAAAGTTAAAGAGTCTCGAAAGTCCAGAGAGTCAGAGTCGCGGAG GGAGCGGGAGCGCAGTGAGCGGGAGCAGAGGCTGCAGGCCCAGTGGGAGCGGGAGGAACGAGAGCGGCTGGAGATTGCTCGTGAGCGCTTGGCATTCCACCGCCATCGGCTGGAGCGGGAACGCATGGAGCGGGAGCGGCTGGAGCGGGAACGCATGCACGTGGAACAGGAGCGTAGGCGTGAGCAAGAACGCATTCACCGAGAGCGAGAGGAGCTTCGGCGTCAGCAGGAGCTGCGCTATGAACAGGAGCGCCGGCCCGCTGTACGCAGGCCCTATGAAGTGGATGGCCG GCGAGATGATGCCTATTGGCCAGAAGCTAAACGGGCCGCGCTGGATGACCGTTACCACTCAGACTTCAGCCGCCAGGACCGCTTTCACGACTTCGACCACAGAGACAGAGGCCGCTATCCCAACCATTCTGTGGATAG GAGAGAAGGTTCACGGTCGATgatgggagacagagaaggacag CATTACCCTGAACGCCACGGAGGACCTGAACGCCATGGCCGGGATTCTCGAGATGGCTGGGGCTATGGTTCGAACAAGAGACTGAGTGAAGGCCGGGggctgccccctcctcccag GCGTGACTGGGGGGAGCATGGCCGGCGACTTGAAGATGACCGGGCATGGCAGGGCACGGCTGATGGAGGCATGATGGAGCGTGATCATAAGAGGTGGCAAG GTGGTGAGAGGAGCATGTCTGGCCACTCAGGGCCTGGTCACATGATGAACCGTGGTGGCATGTCAGG GCGAGGCAGTTTTGCCCCAGGAGGAGCTTCTCGTGGCCATGTGATCCCACGTGGAGGGATGCAGGCAGGCTTTGGAGGACAGAGCCGGGGAAGCAGACCCAGTGATGCCCGCTTCACCCGCCGCTATTGA